The DNA sequence GGCGGCGCGCACGAGCGGCAGTTTGGAGGTCAGGATGCCCGTCAGGATGACCGGCCCGCCCGGCACCACGGCCGTGGCGTACTCGCCCGCGAGCAGGTCGTGCAGTTCCGCGTACAGGTTCGCCACGACCACGTCGTAGGCGTCCACCCCTTCCTCGGGAAAGGTGACCGGGTCCTCGCCCAGCGTCCCCTCCTCGAAGCGCACGCGCCCTGCCGGAACCCCGTTGACCCCCGCGTTCTCGCGCGCAATCGGGATGGTGATCGGGTCGATGTCCACCCCGAGAGCGAAACGTGCCCCCAGCATCACGGCTGCGATGGCGAGGACGCCGCTTCCGGTCCCCACGTCGAGCACCCGCGCCCCCGTTCCCAGTTCCGCCAGGTTCAACCCCGAGAGCGCCTCCACCGCCAGCCGGGTTGTCTCGTGGTGCCCGGTGCCGAAAGCCATGCCGGGCTCGATCACGAGGGGAAGCTGGCCCGCCTCGACCTCCTCCCGCAGCCACGGCGGAACGATGGTCACGCGACCCGCCCTGACCGGGCGCAGGGTGCGCTTGAACTCGGCCTGCCAGTCCTGATCGGCCTCCTCGCGCCACTCGCCGTCGGAGACCTCGGCGGGGAGGTCCGTCCTCGCGTCGAAATAGGCCCGGATGGTGCCCCCGCGCTCCTCCAACCCGGTCGCGCCCGCCTCCCACAGCAGGTCGAGGTGGCTTTCGCGGGTTTCCAGGGTGCCGGGCAGGTGGTACACGAGCATGGGGGAGAGTGTAGGGCGTGTCATCCGTAGAGGGGTAGTTGTCCTGTCATGCTGAGCCGCAG is a window from the Deinococcus apachensis DSM 19763 genome containing:
- a CDS encoding 50S ribosomal protein L11 methyltransferase, which gives rise to MLVYHLPGTLETRESHLDLLWEAGATGLEERGGTIRAYFDARTDLPAEVSDGEWREEADQDWQAEFKRTLRPVRAGRVTIVPPWLREEVEAGQLPLVIEPGMAFGTGHHETTRLAVEALSGLNLAELGTGARVLDVGTGSGVLAIAAVMLGARFALGVDIDPITIPIARENAGVNGVPAGRVRFEEGTLGEDPVTFPEEGVDAYDVVVANLYAELHDLLAGEYATAVVPGGPVILTGILTSKLPLVRAALEREGFTDAQETLEGEWALVTARAPLG